The following proteins come from a genomic window of Neofelis nebulosa isolate mNeoNeb1 chromosome 5, mNeoNeb1.pri, whole genome shotgun sequence:
- the TMPPE gene encoding transmembrane protein with metallophosphoesterase domain, giving the protein MAIFRQLSLRAKAALAAGTVFVSMIVSRSCLAGSLELRAWRWLFRLQLALFANSLMLIGSLYIWRSTVGNLSHCPGAESACFQLWKMAVVAFLALAPSSFFTMLFLVAEEPYLFSLAAYSCLGACIIMVFFLCTLSGMEQAYQLVAWRGGRVVGGLDKTRRVAVRPALAVAVTAALSVAGLLNAAQPPAVKTAQVPVRRLPPSMDGLKIALLSDMHLGPAVGRTKMEMFVRMVNVLQPDVTVIVGDLCESEASTLRTAVAPLDQPRSRLGAYFVTGNRGYYTSDVSNWFALLESLNVRPLHNENVRVSATGAQPGGAEDDDWICLAGVDDIEADILRYYGHGVDLVKALGGCRPDRPTILLAHQPLAAKRALQARPDISLILSGHTHAGQIFPLNVAAYLLNPFFAGLYQVAQTTFVYVSPGTAYYGIPMTLGTRAEVTELILQRAP; this is encoded by the coding sequence ATGGCGATCTTCAGGCAGCTGTCCCTGCGTGCAAAGGCTGCCCTGGCCGCCGGCACTGTCTTCGTGTCCATGATTGTGTCCCGCTCGTGTCTGGCGGGGAGCCTTGAGCTCCGGGCCTGGCGTTGGCTGTTCCGCCTGCAGCTCGCCCTGTTTGCCAACTCGCTCATGCTCATTGGCTCCCTCTACATCTGGCGGAGCACAGTCGGCAACCTCAGCCACTGCCCGGGCGCCGAGTCCGCCTGTTTCCAGCTCTGGAAGATGGCGGTTGTGGCGTTTCTGGCCCTGGCCCCTTCCAGCTTCTTCACCATGCTCTTTTTAGTGGCCGAGGAGCCCTATCTCTTCTCCTTGGCAGCCTACTCCTGCCTCGGGGCGTGCATCATCATGGTCTTCTTCCTCTGCACCCTCAGTGGCATGGAGCAGGCCTATCAGCTCGTGGCCTGGCGCGGCGGCAGGGTCGTGGGCGGCCTCGACAAGACAAGGAGGGTGGCGGTCAGGCCGGCCCTGGCGGTGGCAGTGACCGCTGCGCTCAGTGTGGCTGGGCTTCTGAACGCCGCCCAGCCCCCGGCCGTGAAGACCGCGCAGGTGCCCGTCCGCCGGCTGCCTCCCTCGATGGACGGCCTCAAGATCGCGCTCCTCTCCGACATGCACTTGGGCCCCGCCGTGGGCAGGACCAAGATGGAGATGTTCGTGCGGATGGTGAACGTGCTGCAGCCAGACGTCACAGTGATCGTGGGGGACCTCTGTGAGTCGGAAGCCTCCACCCTGCGGACGGCGGTCGCTCCTCTGGACCAGCCTCGCTCGCGCCTCGGCGCCTACTTCGTCACGGGGAATCGCGGGTACTACACGTCGGACGTCAGCAACTGGTTCGCGCTGCTGGAATCCCTGAACGTCAGGCCCCTTCACAACGAGAACGTGAGGGTTTCCGCCACGGGGGCCCAACCCGGGGGCGCTGAGGACGACGACTGGATCTGCTTGGCCGGGGTGGATGACATCGAGGCGGACATCCTGCGCTACTACGGCCACGGCGTGGACCTGGTCAAGGCCCTGGGGGGCTGCCGCCCGGACCGCCCCACCATCTTGCTGGCTCACCAGCCCCTGGCTGCCAAGAGAGCCCTGCAGGCTCGGCCGGATATTAGCCTCATTCTTTCTGGGCACACGCATGCCGGGCAGATCTTCCCCTTGAACGTGGCAGCCTATCTCCTGAACCCCTTCTTCGCCGGCCTCTACCAGGTGGCCCAGACCACGTTTGTGTACGTCAGCCCGGGCACCGCCTACTATGGGATCCCCATGACACTGGGCACCAGGGCAGAGGTTACCGAGCTCATCCTGCAGCGGGCTCCTTGA